The following are encoded together in the Nocardioides thalensis genome:
- a CDS encoding BsuBI/PstI family type II restriction endonuclease: MISTNESQQILRDLGFDDEQCNERSARVLLALLRLAPRDSWSDATNPMLGTRAIMDWIRDEHGVEYAANTRETIRRFTLHHFADALLVVQNADNPDRPVNSPKSNYQITSEALAVIQAYGTPEYRDLLAAYLQAAPGLKERYAAARALNRIPVTLPDGKPFTLSPGGQNVLIKQMLEEFCPQFTPGGEVLYVGDADDKWAHFEQQRLGALGVTVNQHGKMPDLVVYLPDRDWLVLMEAASSHGPVDSKRHGELAVLFEDATPGLVYISCFPDRREMRKYLHVIAWETDVWCAEDPTHLIHFNGERFLGPYD; this comes from the coding sequence GTGATCTCGACCAACGAGAGCCAGCAGATCCTTCGCGATCTGGGCTTCGACGACGAGCAGTGCAATGAGCGATCAGCGCGTGTCCTGCTAGCACTCCTGCGCCTTGCGCCGCGCGACAGCTGGTCCGACGCGACCAATCCGATGCTTGGTACGCGGGCGATCATGGACTGGATTCGGGATGAGCACGGTGTGGAGTACGCCGCGAACACTCGCGAGACCATCCGCCGGTTCACCCTCCACCATTTCGCCGATGCGCTGCTTGTGGTGCAGAACGCTGACAACCCGGACCGACCGGTCAACTCGCCGAAATCGAACTACCAGATCACGAGCGAGGCGCTGGCTGTCATCCAGGCGTATGGCACTCCGGAGTACAGGGATCTGTTGGCCGCGTACCTGCAGGCAGCGCCGGGCCTCAAAGAGCGGTACGCCGCTGCACGCGCGTTGAATCGGATTCCGGTCACTCTCCCGGATGGGAAACCATTCACCCTGTCACCGGGTGGCCAGAATGTACTCATCAAGCAGATGCTCGAAGAGTTCTGTCCTCAGTTCACCCCGGGCGGTGAGGTGCTCTACGTCGGCGATGCCGATGACAAGTGGGCCCACTTTGAGCAGCAGCGGCTCGGGGCCCTGGGGGTCACGGTCAACCAGCACGGAAAGATGCCCGACCTAGTCGTTTACCTACCCGACCGCGACTGGCTGGTTCTCATGGAAGCAGCCTCGTCCCACGGGCCCGTCGATTCCAAGCGCCATGGAGAGCTCGCTGTCCTGTTCGAGGATGCAACGCCCGGCCTCGTCTACATCTCCTGCTTCCCAGACCGCCGCGAGATGCGCAAGTACCTCCACGTAATCGCGTGGGAGACCGACGTCTGGTGCGCCGAGGATCCCACCCACTTGATCCACTTCAACGGGGAACGCTTCCTCGGTCCCTACGACTAG
- a CDS encoding SDR family oxidoreductase → MYQRSYVVTGGAGGVGLAIVDRLSRDGAVVVLDVVAGRRDESDAVTHVVGDARDPAVAAMAAEAAESAGALCGWVNNAAVFEDASLAADSANAVTDLITANLALAVTGSHVAVNHYLRRGRAGAIVNVSSHQARRPVRGALPYATAKAAIEGLTRAIAVDHGPDGIRANAVALGSIRTDRFEAYRAAHPEVDAAMAELHPLGRAGTVDEAADAVAYLLSPGASFINGAVLPVDGGRAVNGLDPEGA, encoded by the coding sequence GTGTACCAGCGCTCGTACGTCGTCACCGGAGGTGCCGGTGGCGTGGGCCTCGCGATCGTTGACCGTCTGAGCCGGGACGGCGCTGTTGTGGTCCTCGACGTCGTGGCTGGACGTCGAGATGAGAGTGACGCGGTGACTCACGTTGTGGGCGATGCACGAGACCCGGCGGTTGCTGCGATGGCTGCTGAGGCCGCCGAGTCCGCCGGGGCTCTCTGCGGCTGGGTCAACAACGCCGCAGTCTTCGAGGACGCAAGTCTCGCCGCTGACTCAGCGAACGCGGTCACGGATCTCATCACGGCAAATCTCGCGCTCGCCGTGACCGGCTCGCATGTTGCGGTCAACCACTACTTGCGGCGCGGTCGGGCAGGAGCGATCGTGAATGTCTCGTCACATCAGGCTCGCCGGCCAGTCCGTGGCGCGCTGCCGTACGCAACTGCCAAAGCCGCGATCGAAGGCCTGACGCGCGCCATCGCCGTTGACCACGGCCCCGACGGCATTCGCGCCAACGCGGTCGCTCTTGGGTCGATCCGAACCGACCGGTTCGAGGCGTACCGTGCGGCTCACCCCGAGGTCGACGCGGCAATGGCCGAGCTCCACCCATTGGGGCGAGCAGGCACGGTGGACGAGGCCGCGGACGCTGTGGCCTACCTGCTGTCGCCGGGAGCAAGCTTCATCAACGGCGCTGTACTGCCTGTCGACGGCGGCCGAGCGGTCAACGGGCTGGACCCAGAGGGGGCCTGA
- a CDS encoding 2'-5' RNA ligase family protein yields MSVNPRGGHNVIAVPVPPLDPFVRSRWEHYDPHLVSDDPAFTHAHVTLLSPWIDEPTPDDLAQIAEAASSLAPFDYDLSKVHVTPSGIVHLLPEPAAPFSRLTALLRAAFPQCVP; encoded by the coding sequence ATGAGCGTGAATCCTCGTGGCGGCCACAACGTCATCGCTGTTCCCGTGCCGCCGCTCGACCCTTTCGTCAGGTCGCGCTGGGAGCACTATGACCCCCACCTGGTCTCCGATGACCCAGCCTTCACGCACGCCCACGTCACGCTGCTGTCGCCGTGGATTGATGAGCCGACTCCGGACGACCTCGCCCAAATTGCCGAAGCAGCGAGCTCACTCGCGCCCTTCGACTACGACCTCAGCAAGGTCCATGTCACCCCCAGCGGCATCGTCCACCTACTCCCTGAGCCAGCCGCTCCGTTCTCGCGGCTCACGGCGCTCCTACGGGCCGCGTTTCCTCAATGCGTGCCCTAA
- a CDS encoding GntR family transcriptional regulator: MREGSSAGEVLRRRILADIAAGTLRPGDRLGSERQLATDYNVSRGTLRGVLAALEEAGIIKRVQGRGGGTFVARSKVEHDLSAVQAVPDYLARQGYPAGTTVVSARMTPALDDAARALGLAPGSLVFDIQRVRLADGRPISLDHAWLSVERFPGLLEMPLGGSIYEIMESHYSAVPAEAEEVAEVVLATEEEAAFLGVASGAPLLAITRTTFDAELNPLEYSYDLFRADRTTITMRSQGRGMQATSSSGSSSLRLEHRPDATKSRGKASR, translated from the coding sequence ATGCGGGAGGGGAGCAGCGCTGGCGAGGTGCTCCGGCGACGCATCCTCGCGGACATCGCCGCCGGCACTCTTCGGCCGGGCGACCGGCTCGGCAGCGAGCGTCAGCTGGCCACCGACTACAACGTCAGTCGCGGCACGCTACGCGGCGTTCTCGCGGCCCTCGAAGAAGCCGGGATCATCAAACGGGTGCAGGGTCGCGGCGGAGGGACGTTCGTCGCTCGCAGCAAGGTCGAGCACGATCTCAGCGCGGTGCAGGCCGTGCCCGACTATCTGGCCCGCCAGGGGTATCCGGCGGGCACGACCGTCGTGTCTGCCCGGATGACCCCGGCCCTCGATGACGCTGCGAGAGCCCTGGGGTTAGCCCCGGGAAGCCTCGTGTTCGACATCCAACGGGTCCGCCTCGCCGACGGCAGACCGATCTCGCTCGACCACGCCTGGCTGTCCGTCGAGCGGTTCCCGGGCCTGCTCGAGATGCCGCTGGGGGGATCGATCTACGAGATCATGGAGAGCCATTACTCGGCGGTGCCCGCCGAGGCCGAGGAGGTCGCCGAGGTCGTCCTCGCGACCGAGGAGGAAGCCGCCTTCCTCGGAGTGGCCTCCGGTGCGCCGCTCCTCGCGATCACGCGCACGACCTTCGACGCCGAGCTCAACCCGTTGGAGTACTCCTACGACCTCTTCCGGGCGGACCGAACGACGATAACGATGCGGAGCCAGGGGCGGGGCATGCAGGCGACCTCGTCCTCCGGATCCTCCTCGCTGCGCCTGGAGCATCGCCCGGACGCCACGAAGTCAAGGGGGAAAGCCTCGCGGTAG
- a CDS encoding enoyl-CoA hydratase-related protein, with amino-acid sequence MTTVTKLVDYHASDGVARITLSDGDRGNPISAALGRQLLGAVRRAHADSARVIVLAARGRYFSVGGDLAALHAAAAPGAFMDDLTSDLHRVVVELMESDAVVVSAVQGHAAGAGFPLACAADIVLAARTASFSLAYARVGLSPDGGSTLLTRSLGLHTVLRLALLGQQLTAQEALDAGLVAQLVPADRLADTVEGIVATLLDGSTEALSATKAVIRGTASEHVESVLRREALAIRRLAGTDDGREGVRAFLEKRSPSFG; translated from the coding sequence GTGACCACGGTGACGAAACTGGTCGACTATCACGCCAGCGACGGGGTCGCTCGCATCACCCTGTCCGACGGGGATCGGGGCAACCCGATCAGCGCGGCACTCGGCCGGCAGCTCCTCGGAGCAGTACGCCGAGCTCATGCAGACTCCGCGCGCGTCATCGTCCTCGCCGCCCGAGGACGCTACTTCTCGGTCGGCGGGGACCTCGCCGCGCTGCACGCAGCAGCAGCACCGGGTGCGTTCATGGACGACCTGACCAGCGACCTGCACAGAGTGGTGGTCGAGCTGATGGAGTCCGATGCCGTCGTCGTCAGCGCAGTCCAGGGCCACGCGGCCGGCGCAGGCTTCCCGCTTGCTTGCGCCGCTGACATCGTCCTAGCGGCCAGGACGGCCAGCTTCAGCCTCGCCTACGCGAGGGTGGGCCTCTCGCCCGATGGCGGCAGTACTCTGCTGACCCGTTCGCTGGGCCTCCACACCGTGCTTCGGTTGGCTCTTCTGGGACAGCAGCTCACCGCGCAGGAGGCGTTGGACGCCGGCCTGGTGGCCCAACTGGTTCCGGCGGACAGGTTGGCCGACACGGTCGAGGGGATTGTCGCGACGCTGCTCGATGGTTCCACGGAAGCGCTCAGCGCGACGAAGGCGGTCATCCGCGGCACCGCGTCCGAGCACGTGGAGTCCGTCCTACGACGGGAGGCACTAGCAATCCGCAGGCTGGCCGGGACGGACGACGGCCGAGAGGGCGTGCGCGCTTTCCTGGAGAAGCGGTCACCCTCCTTCGGATGA
- a CDS encoding APC family permease, giving the protein MSVATAAPIAAMVGNAPIAIGFGNGIHAPAGFLAATIVLALFALGYSSMARHITATGAFYGFVSHGLGRVVGMGAGALTTLAYVVFEASLAGMFGFFAAQFAEARLGLDASWIWFSAAMLLANAVLTYFDVTLTAKVLGVFLVTEVAMLLAVAITVVTGGGGPEGWSLESLNPLGAFTDLSGTVPDPAGNGEVIAVAGSAGIGLFFAFWSWVGFESAAMYGEESKDPKRIIPRATMAGVLGIGAFYVFVSWAGLVGTGPERSIALAQDTASAGEIFFGLAEQNLGSWAVVLFEALLVTGAFACGMAFHNCASRYIYAIGREDLIPGMRDTVGRCHSKHASPHIASFVQSVIASVIVLFFFATERDPYGQLFALMAILGTTAILVVQTLAAIACVAYFHIHHRHPETAHWFRTGVAPALGALGMAYVIWLLIQNASFAAGAAASDPVFKIAPWIVGAVGIGGVAFALVTRAIAPERYDVIGRIVLDDSHERA; this is encoded by the coding sequence ATGAGCGTTGCCACGGCCGCACCGATCGCCGCCATGGTCGGCAACGCGCCCATCGCGATCGGCTTCGGCAACGGCATTCACGCGCCCGCCGGCTTCCTCGCCGCGACCATCGTCCTGGCCCTGTTCGCCCTCGGGTACTCCTCCATGGCCCGCCACATCACCGCCACCGGCGCCTTCTACGGGTTCGTCTCTCATGGCCTGGGCCGGGTCGTCGGCATGGGCGCCGGCGCGCTCACGACACTGGCCTATGTGGTCTTCGAGGCATCGCTGGCGGGCATGTTCGGCTTCTTCGCCGCCCAGTTCGCCGAGGCACGGCTCGGTCTGGACGCCTCATGGATCTGGTTCTCGGCCGCGATGTTGCTCGCCAACGCGGTATTGACCTACTTCGACGTCACGCTCACCGCCAAGGTCCTGGGCGTCTTCCTGGTGACCGAGGTGGCGATGCTGCTGGCGGTGGCGATCACGGTGGTGACGGGCGGTGGTGGCCCGGAGGGGTGGTCGCTCGAGTCGCTGAATCCTCTGGGGGCGTTCACTGACCTGAGCGGCACGGTCCCGGACCCGGCAGGGAACGGCGAGGTCATCGCTGTCGCCGGATCCGCAGGGATCGGCCTCTTCTTCGCGTTCTGGTCGTGGGTCGGCTTCGAGTCTGCCGCCATGTACGGCGAGGAGTCCAAGGACCCCAAGCGGATCATTCCCCGCGCGACCATGGCAGGCGTCCTGGGCATCGGCGCCTTCTACGTGTTCGTCTCCTGGGCAGGCCTGGTGGGGACCGGGCCCGAGCGGTCGATCGCCTTGGCCCAGGACACCGCCAGCGCGGGTGAGATCTTCTTCGGGCTCGCGGAGCAGAACCTCGGAAGCTGGGCCGTGGTGCTCTTCGAGGCGCTCCTGGTGACTGGAGCATTTGCGTGCGGCATGGCTTTCCACAACTGCGCGAGTCGCTACATCTACGCCATCGGCCGAGAAGACCTGATTCCGGGAATGCGTGACACCGTCGGACGGTGCCACAGCAAGCACGCTTCACCGCACATCGCCAGTTTCGTGCAGAGTGTCATCGCATCAGTCATCGTCCTGTTCTTCTTCGCGACAGAACGCGATCCTTATGGACAGCTGTTCGCACTCATGGCGATCCTGGGTACGACCGCGATCCTCGTGGTTCAGACCCTGGCTGCCATCGCTTGCGTGGCGTACTTCCACATCCATCATCGCCACCCGGAGACGGCCCACTGGTTCCGCACCGGGGTCGCCCCGGCACTCGGCGCACTGGGCATGGCATACGTCATCTGGCTACTCATCCAGAATGCGAGCTTCGCCGCCGGCGCGGCCGCCAGCGACCCGGTCTTCAAGATCGCACCGTGGATCGTCGGAGCCGTCGGCATCGGAGGCGTCGCGTTCGCACTCGTCACCCGAGCGATCGCACCAGAGCGCTACGACGTCATCGGACGCATCGTCCTCGATGACTCTCACGAGCGAGCGTGA
- a CDS encoding aspartate aminotransferase family protein: MYDDPLLRFESKADFYERSARYWNPGKTSFWSRQGIDLAINERSGYLMWDMDGRRFIDVHLNGGTYSFGHRNPEVVEAVSSAMEKYDIGNHHFPSLARTALAEELVRSAPSGISKVAYAAGAGEAIDIAIKSARNATMRRKVVSIIKAFHGHTGLAVATGDARFSEMFLADRPEEFIQVPFNDLAAMEAALRPGDVAAVLLETIPATYGFPLPEPAYLPAVKELCERHGALYIADEVQTGLMRTGELWGIEKYGVTPDILVTGKGLSGGIYPIAAALLNDRAGAWLDEDGFGHISTFGGSELGCIAALKTLEIARRPQVRSMVHYIADAMDKGLRRIQDSYPDWLVGIRQNGVVIGLEFNHPEGALHVMRELYDVGVWAIFSTLDPRVLQLKPGVLMSPELVEELLDRSEIAIGRAATNRHGWKAVSAR, encoded by the coding sequence ATGTACGACGACCCGCTGCTCAGGTTCGAGTCGAAGGCAGACTTCTACGAGAGGTCCGCCAGGTACTGGAACCCGGGCAAGACGAGCTTCTGGTCACGCCAGGGGATCGATCTCGCCATCAACGAGCGCAGCGGCTACCTGATGTGGGACATGGACGGCCGCCGCTTCATCGACGTCCACCTGAACGGCGGTACGTACAGCTTCGGCCACCGCAACCCGGAGGTTGTCGAGGCCGTGTCGTCGGCGATGGAGAAGTACGACATCGGGAACCACCACTTCCCCTCCCTTGCCCGGACGGCGCTGGCCGAAGAGCTCGTCCGCTCTGCCCCGTCCGGCATCAGCAAGGTCGCCTACGCAGCAGGGGCAGGTGAGGCGATCGACATCGCGATCAAGAGCGCTCGCAACGCCACCATGAGACGCAAGGTCGTGTCGATCATCAAGGCGTTCCACGGGCACACCGGCCTGGCCGTGGCGACCGGCGACGCCAGGTTCTCCGAGATGTTTCTGGCCGACCGACCCGAGGAGTTCATCCAGGTCCCCTTCAACGACCTCGCTGCCATGGAGGCAGCTCTTCGACCCGGGGACGTTGCCGCGGTGCTGCTGGAGACGATTCCTGCCACCTACGGATTCCCTCTTCCCGAGCCGGCCTACCTGCCGGCCGTCAAGGAGCTGTGTGAGCGTCATGGCGCTCTCTACATCGCGGACGAGGTCCAGACCGGGCTGATGCGTACCGGGGAGCTCTGGGGCATCGAGAAGTACGGCGTCACGCCTGACATCCTCGTGACCGGGAAGGGCCTCTCCGGCGGGATCTATCCCATCGCGGCGGCGCTCCTGAACGATCGTGCCGGTGCATGGCTCGACGAGGACGGATTCGGCCACATCTCCACTTTCGGCGGGTCCGAGCTCGGCTGCATCGCCGCCCTGAAGACCCTGGAGATCGCTCGGCGACCCCAGGTGCGATCGATGGTCCACTACATCGCGGACGCAATGGACAAGGGGTTGCGCCGGATCCAGGACAGCTATCCCGACTGGCTCGTCGGGATCCGCCAGAACGGCGTCGTGATCGGCTTGGAGTTCAACCATCCCGAGGGGGCGCTCCACGTGATGCGAGAGCTCTACGACGTCGGCGTCTGGGCAATCTTCAGCACGCTCGACCCACGCGTCCTGCAGCTCAAGCCTGGAGTGCTGATGTCTCCCGAGCTGGTCGAAGAGCTCCTGGACCGCAGCGAGATCGCCATCGGCAGGGCCGCGACGAACCGACACGGCTGGAAGGCGGTGAGCGCACGATGA
- a CDS encoding aldehyde dehydrogenase family protein — MTSTPRPVIGAAHILERARWAAQAFSEYSAEDVERIVDAVADVAHEHAEEYAEWAVRETGFGVAEHKTLKNRSMARALADAYRGADFASPRIDQTSKIVSIPRPAGVVLALTPSTNPVSTLYFKVLLALKTRNAIVVSPHPMARECCSHAAATLAAAAEQAGAPSGAIQWIERPTIPLVEELMANHGTNLILATGGTGVVRSAYSSANPALGVGPGNVPVLVDGSADLREAARHIVESKAFDNSVLCTNESVLIAVTAVADRLRRELERAGAAVLTQADTELLRSSMFPSGRLDPTVIGKDATWIAARAGIRVGPRTKVLVAPFDAAVPDEPLTHEKLSPVLGMITVPDSAAGIRVAQSVIRVAGAGHSAAIHSTDADTVLRFSAAVPVLRVSVNVGNSLGGSGGLTNLAPTMTIGTGFVGRSSLGENLRPDHLVDWTRIAYAADPAAAMPDFTGLSPSSQRAGATPPYPRPSNGERDVRPPKVLGMHERVADAERPSAASEAVLREEVRRLVMSELSKFVND, encoded by the coding sequence ATGACGAGCACCCCGCGCCCCGTGATCGGTGCGGCGCACATCCTCGAACGCGCCCGCTGGGCCGCGCAGGCGTTCTCCGAGTACTCCGCCGAGGACGTCGAGCGGATCGTCGACGCCGTTGCGGACGTAGCCCACGAGCACGCCGAGGAGTACGCAGAATGGGCTGTTCGGGAAACCGGCTTCGGGGTCGCGGAGCACAAGACCCTCAAGAACAGGTCGATGGCACGCGCGCTGGCGGACGCCTATCGTGGCGCAGACTTCGCTTCTCCGCGGATCGACCAGACCAGCAAGATCGTGTCGATACCGAGACCGGCAGGTGTGGTCCTTGCCCTGACTCCTTCCACGAATCCGGTGTCGACCTTGTACTTCAAGGTCCTCCTGGCGTTGAAGACTCGGAACGCGATCGTGGTCAGTCCGCACCCGATGGCCAGAGAGTGCTGCTCCCACGCCGCGGCGACCCTGGCCGCGGCCGCGGAACAGGCGGGCGCGCCAAGCGGTGCCATCCAGTGGATCGAACGACCGACGATCCCGCTGGTCGAGGAACTGATGGCCAACCACGGCACCAATCTCATCCTGGCCACCGGAGGAACGGGCGTGGTGCGTTCGGCGTACAGCTCCGCCAACCCCGCCCTGGGCGTGGGCCCCGGCAATGTCCCGGTCCTCGTCGACGGATCCGCGGACCTACGCGAGGCCGCTCGGCACATCGTCGAGAGCAAGGCGTTCGACAACTCGGTCCTGTGCACCAACGAGTCGGTGCTCATCGCGGTCACAGCGGTCGCGGACCGACTGCGCCGCGAGCTCGAACGCGCCGGCGCTGCCGTTCTCACGCAGGCAGACACCGAGCTGCTGCGCTCCTCGATGTTCCCTAGCGGCCGGCTCGACCCGACCGTGATCGGCAAGGATGCCACCTGGATCGCCGCTCGCGCCGGCATCAGGGTCGGTCCACGGACCAAGGTGCTCGTCGCGCCATTCGACGCAGCGGTTCCGGACGAGCCGCTGACTCACGAGAAGCTCTCGCCCGTCCTCGGCATGATCACCGTCCCGGACTCGGCGGCCGGGATCCGGGTCGCCCAATCGGTCATCCGAGTCGCCGGCGCCGGGCACTCCGCGGCCATCCACAGCACCGACGCGGACACAGTCCTCCGGTTCTCGGCGGCAGTACCGGTTCTGCGTGTCTCGGTGAACGTCGGCAACAGCTTGGGTGGATCTGGGGGCCTCACGAACCTGGCGCCCACCATGACCATCGGAACCGGCTTCGTCGGCCGAAGCTCTCTCGGCGAGAACCTCCGGCCGGACCATCTCGTCGACTGGACCAGAATCGCCTATGCGGCTGATCCAGCTGCTGCGATGCCCGACTTCACCGGGCTCTCCCCGAGCTCGCAGCGCGCCGGCGCCACGCCGCCGTATCCGCGACCTTCGAACGGCGAACGGGACGTGCGCCCTCCCAAGGTCCTCGGGATGCACGAGCGCGTGGCGGACGCAGAGCGGCCGTCAGCTGCGAGCGAAGCCGTACTCCGCGAAGAGGTACGTCGGCTCGTGATGTCCGAACTCTCCAAATTCGTGAACGACTGA
- a CDS encoding BMC domain-containing protein, with protein MAELRSFIFLDRLQPQTMCYLGTWIKGSLPRASMAAQIIEVAPGIDIEPLTDAALQHAEVQAGILVVERQFGYLEFHGETSAVQSAAEAVLMKLRADAGSALRPSILASKIISSIDQQHAFLINRNKIGSMVLPGESLFVLEVQPASYAIVAANEAEKAADVKVIDYRMIGATGRVYLAGQEADVRQAAEAAETALGGSS; from the coding sequence ATGGCCGAGCTTCGCTCATTCATCTTTCTTGACCGACTTCAGCCCCAGACCATGTGCTACCTCGGGACGTGGATCAAAGGCTCGCTGCCGCGGGCGTCCATGGCCGCCCAGATCATCGAGGTTGCACCGGGTATCGACATCGAGCCGCTCACCGACGCCGCCCTTCAGCATGCTGAGGTTCAAGCCGGCATCCTGGTCGTGGAGCGCCAGTTCGGCTACCTCGAGTTCCACGGAGAGACGAGCGCCGTCCAGTCCGCGGCAGAAGCGGTGCTGATGAAGCTTCGCGCCGACGCGGGCAGCGCACTTCGGCCGTCGATCCTTGCGAGCAAGATCATTTCGAGCATCGACCAGCAGCACGCGTTCCTGATCAACCGCAACAAGATCGGTTCGATGGTCCTTCCTGGCGAGTCGTTGTTCGTCCTCGAGGTCCAGCCGGCGTCCTACGCGATCGTGGCGGCCAATGAGGCCGAGAAGGCGGCCGACGTGAAAGTGATCGACTACCGGATGATCGGCGCCACCGGCCGGGTCTACCTCGCCGGACAGGAAGCCGACGTACGACAGGCCGCTGAGGCAGCCGAGACAGCTCTCGGCGGGTCGTCATGA
- a CDS encoding EutN/CcmL family microcompartment protein gives MIRATVIGSVWSSRHIDGLPPGAFLEVQPEAGTPIIAFDVLGSGTGEQVLVAQGSVAASWFPGAPPPVDALVIGAIDPASPSTLPGQSKSAAKKAVTKTPARRAGTHPQEKK, from the coding sequence ATGATCCGCGCCACTGTCATCGGAAGTGTGTGGTCCAGCCGGCACATCGACGGGCTTCCCCCGGGGGCGTTCCTCGAGGTGCAGCCTGAAGCCGGCACGCCCATCATCGCGTTCGACGTCCTCGGCAGCGGGACGGGCGAGCAGGTGCTGGTCGCACAAGGGTCAGTTGCCGCCAGCTGGTTTCCCGGCGCACCGCCGCCGGTCGACGCCCTGGTCATCGGCGCCATCGACCCTGCGTCGCCGAGCACCCTGCCTGGTCAGTCCAAGAGCGCGGCCAAGAAGGCCGTCACCAAGACCCCCGCACGACGCGCGGGCACTCACCCACAGGAGAAGAAATGA
- a CDS encoding BMC domain-containing protein: protein MSSTAIGMIETKGYVAALAAADAMVKAANVQIIDRQDVGDGLVSVIITGEVGAVKAATEAGSEAASQVGELVSVHVIPRPHAELASKFEVNVH, encoded by the coding sequence ATGAGCAGTACCGCCATCGGCATGATCGAGACCAAGGGATACGTCGCAGCACTCGCCGCAGCCGACGCCATGGTGAAGGCTGCCAACGTGCAGATCATCGACCGGCAGGACGTCGGCGACGGCTTGGTGTCCGTGATCATCACAGGCGAGGTCGGGGCCGTGAAGGCCGCTACGGAGGCTGGCTCCGAAGCAGCCTCGCAGGTGGGAGAGCTGGTGAGCGTCCACGTCATTCCGCGTCCCCACGCCGAGCTCGCCAGCAAGTTCGAAGTCAACGTCCACTGA